AATTCTAGTTACACAACCACTTATACAAACAAGACTGTCTGACTAAATAAATAtcctatttgtttttatttcattcataagTGATCTAGTCTTAATCCTTATGTTGGTTTAAGTTTGTGATTGGGATTTAATGAACAAgacaatcaataaaatatgCACCCAGACAGACGTAAAATCGACTGGCCGATATAGATCTATATGTTCCAATGCGCAAACAGActgcatttattgtttttctgtctgtcatgAAGGTAATTATGACAGCCAATAAACTTAATGGCccagacacaaagagacaatCCTTCCACGGGCGCACCTCGGTGCGTTCAATGTTCAAACCTTCACCggtttgcagtgtttttttccttatttgacGCACGTTTTCGACGTTGTACGAGGTTCGCAGCACGTTTGCTGCTGGTTGTGCCAGGGGGCCAAACgataaaataaatgtcagatCCTTTTATAACTGTAACACCAAAACGTGAATTCGTGCATTCAgtgaaaatctaatttaaaatgtgGCTACAGCAAAACTGTTTATACAGTAGTATATCAACAGCAAATTGTAGGCTAGTCTTAAAAGCCAAAGCGTGCTTATGTATTCTAAATGTCCCTAACAGGATACATTTTTGATGAATACGATATTGTTAATAGTTTAATATAACGTAGCTCTTCATTCAATTTGACTATAATATCATACGTTATTTTTCATACTCGACAATTTTTGCTGGAAAGAGAAATGTAAGTGTAAGATGTTCAGGGGAAAAGGCAACACATAGTATTTCACATAGTATGTCAAATCTGTATTTGGACCATACAATTAGGCTACTTTGttcatttgaattaattaaatgtgcATCTTTAATACATATGCATGATCCTTTAAAGTCACTATGCaatatgtgttttcatttcataacCGTGCTATGCATCACACTACCTGTGTCTTACATCATGGAGTAGACAAGGttgtctttttccccccactgaGATTCAGTGGAGAGATTCAGCAAAGACAACTTTCCCATGTCCAGACGCTCCCTGAAGCTGGTCTGCAAAATGAAGTGTTTGCGCCCTCTGCCGGTCAGTTCCCGTATAAGCATTCACATGTGGCATGGAGAAGGTAAAAGGTACAGTGTCTCATAATTAGACAGTTTTgaggagtaactagttacatgtcgTAACAATGTAATttgattacaaaataaatgtaactgtaatccgttacagttactgaggaaaaaatgtgcaattaaaTAGGTGATATCAGCAAAATTGGGCCATCAGGTAAAATGGGCCATTTAAGGTCTGAGCATCTTAGCTCTTTAAACATTAACAGCCAATGACTGCAAAGTTTTTCAAATTCTTGCCACAACTGTACTTGATATGTAACAATTGATTTGACTGGTCTGAGGTTGCTAAGCTGGACAGGACAATTCCTCATGTCAAGACTGTTGAAGAAAACAGCGTGTTTAGGTGCCTGGCATACCAAATCTTACTTGTCAATGATAAGGTTGATAACtcaataataaagaaacaaacatctaGAAGTACTGATTCATAATAAATATCTTGATGGCCTCTATCAGATAAAATGCTGATCTTTTGCaaaatacacttattttttatgaaaaagcATTTTTAGTTACTGGCCCAATTTACCTTAACGTGTTAGATAAAATGGGCCACTCTTTTGAATTGAGTTTTAGCAGATATTTTAATGGTTCTTCTTATTAAgaaatattgatattattattattgtctgtgcatatgagtgtgtgtgtgtgtgtgtgtgtgtgtgtgtgtgtgtgtgtgtgtgtgtgtgtgtgtgtgtgtgtgtgtgtgtgcgtgtgtgtgtgtgtgtgtgcattcttgacatgcatgcacacacacacacacacacacacacacacacacacacacacacacacacacacacacacacacagactcactcACTGTATGTGCCAGCATGATTTGTGCACATACACCACACAAATTTAAAAGGGGAAAAGTGAAAGAGGCatgtaaataaagaagtaaCAGATGTTCAAGgaaagtaacattaaacttatgATTACAGACAAtatatcaaacaaaacaaaaaaacagggagTAGAGTAGAGGttaacaaagaaacagaaaggaaaataaaggatGTCAATGAGGAAAGAACATGTAAATACAATCAGTGGgtaaaggagaggaagagggggagcgAGAGGTTATTATAGGAAGACCGTCCAGAAAAGCCAAAAAGTGATCACACACTCTCTTGCAAGAGCATGGAATATTTCTTATGAAATAGATGTTTTGATGcaatttaactttaatattatattgttatagtGCATAGATGTGTTttgaaattaaagtttattagATTGTTTTATCAGAAATTACTCAGTTTCACTTTGCAATTTTAGTGGCCCATTTTTGCTGATCAGCCGGCCCATTTTACCTTAACAATGCTGATCTAAAAAAATGTGGGGTAGCTCATCTTTCAACAACTGTAGGGCCTATACAATTATATTTTCTTACATAGATTCCAcacaaaaatattgaaaacaaaCCTTTTTAATCATAAGGacacaaataaatgtcataCATTGTTCTTTTGTTAGTTTCCCATGCCATTAACCAAAAAGTGGCCCAATTTAGCTGACTTCACCCTAGTCATGACGTGCGCTTAAATGTAGTCACAGTACCAAtcaagcccatgccagacttttgacttttttcataaaaatatcttttttatattccaaaatctacatgaactaatgaatacattttcaaatgagagatacatctTGCTTTATTAGAAATTATCTCCCTTTATACTTCATTTCACCATGAAATACACCTGAatacacctgaacttagatttcgGTATGTTAAATGGGtacacagttgaaaacattcattagaaaattacagaagtaatcaaaaagtaatcaaatgtaataagttacattacttagctaattgaaatagttactgTAACAGTTACTGTAATTAGACCACCTTATGTCAACAATGataaaatgtgccaaaaaaaagTTCTTGGCTTActgaaagaacattttaaaattagcGTTAGCTTTCCACAATTCGTTGTTGAACtttctacatttaaacaaaatcaaaatgtagctgtatttttttttaatcaaccaACGGCATTAAAAAGAGAACTTAGAGAATTGattatgcttttgttttttatccaaAAAATGCGATCACATCAATGtagttttagtgttttgttAAGTCTTCGTTTACTTTACAAACTGAAAGAGTCAGGCAGCTAGAAGGGCAGATCGTAGGGGTCCTCATTCCTTTAACGCGGACATGCGCAAAGGAAAATTTCTCTTTCTCGGTGGACGCAATGGCGGACGCAGAGTGAGTGTCTAACTCTGTTGTAAAATCTAAACACATCCAGTGTTTTAACATCCATCTTTGCTCATTTTCAACCCTGGATAGATTGTTTAGTGTTCAAACATCATACTCACACTAGTATTGATGAGGATGGTGGTTATTGCAGTTATTATGATCACTTTATAGAGACTGTGTAGCCTCATAGCTGAGTACATCATGGCTGTCTCTTTGGTACCCATGCACTTGGAAATGACCAGGTTTCTGTGTCCAAAAAAATTGACTTATGGGTTAACTGTCCAACATGCAGTCTTTTATGCTCTTTAATGATACAGAGACAGGTAGTGTATCGTTTTAAAGAGTAAGTTGCTCACCATGTACGGAAGCCGGCTAATGGCAGGATTgaaagctaatgttagcagctACTCGTGGCTGTGATGATGTGTCTCAAATTACTAGTAATGTGAGCACAGTTGCTATGGTCCATATGTTTCCAACTTAACAaaatttttcttttacagaaaaaaggTTCCGGCGGTCCCTGAGAGCCTTTTGAAAAGGCGAAAGGCCTTCGCCACCATGAAGGCCATGCGTGTCAAAAAGATCCTGACTGAGAAGAAGGTACGTTACATGCCTGCATGATGGCCAGTTAAAGGAACTCTTAAAGCTTCATGGGTGTTTTCTCATTCATGTACTGACTTAACGTGTTATGAATGTGTTCCTAGGCCAGGAAAGTGACCAGGAAACTGATCTACAAGAGGGCTGAGAAGTACCACAAGGAGTACAGGCAGATGCACAGGCGTGAAATCCGCCTGGGTCGCAGTGCTCGCAAAGTGGGAAACTTCTATGTGCCAGCTGAGCCCAAACTGGCTTATGTCATCAGGATCAGAGGGTGAGTGGTGTCTACTATCTGACatcaaaacttttctttttgggTTGCATCCTTGTCAGTAACATTTACATGGATTGCAGGACTTCCAAACTAGACAGGACATGTTAAATCTGTAGACATATATTGGTGAAATTACTTTGTTTCTCCTCACATGTGCTACTGTGTTAAATTTACTTGTATAGCACAAAATCACATATTTGTCTTGGGGCTTTATAGTCTGTAAAGTAATACAACATCCTCTAGCCTTTCTAGAGGATGTTGTCCCCCATTCTTTCACATGGGGGACAAATTACAGGAGTACAGCATGGAATAGGATAACAAAATTGTAAATGACTTATAATATTGAGCTTGCTGACTAAAGATGCCTTGCCAACATTGCATCAGGTTTCCTTAGTATTCAATTTTGAGTAACTTAATTTTAAATCTGTAGTTGTGGCTATACCTTTTCGTGCATGATCTGCTTAAATGTTTTAAGCGGTTCTTTAGGTAGTGCCATATGACAGTAGTTTGGTCATCAAGCAGTGTGTTTATTGTAAATGTGAATAGAAGTTTCAGTCAGTGATGATAGGGATTTGGATTTCACTGCTAAGAACTAATTGGGTAAATAAAGCAATCCATGTAAATGTTGTACTTGGTCTGTAGATGCTGTTATGTGGTTAATGATGATGTCTTTCCCCGACTGATCGACTATGGTGATACAAATTTGCAAGAAATAAGCCAATTGTTTTCTGAAACCACAATCAATACTGTAATTTGAATAAGCTGTATCTTCTCATGACTGAAGATGCTAAtcataataatttgttttccaGTATCAATGGTGTGAGCCCCAAGGTCCGCAAAGTTCTGCAGCTTCTCCGTCTGCGCCAGATCTTCAACGGTGTGTTTGTCAAGCTGAACAAGGCTTCAATAAACATGCTGAGGATTGCCGAACCTTACATCGCTTGGGGGTAAGGTTATCACCATTACTGTAATTAGCTGTGTATCTGATTATTGACCTCATGATAGAGGTTATtcataaacactttaaaagtagaaaatatatattctcATTGTGAGCCATGCTGAATGTGGTGATTTATAGTCAGGAAGATTATTGTATGGCATGGTGTACTGATACTAACACTGTTGTGACCTATAGATGTTATATCTCTGGAATGTGGTTAATGATGCTGaacttttttccccatcttATCGACCATGGTGAATACTGACTGAAACTAAGCCAGTTTTGTCTGAAACCACATTCCATGAAAAATTTAGTAATTTGAAGTAGTTGTTCTAGATTCATATAGTATTCATCTAGTGTGAATAGTCCTATTTTCATCACCCTACTgtaaagaagtttttttttcaagaaaatgACTTGCCATGTTAAACATAAAATGTATCCAATATTTGAGGCTTTTAAAGAAACCAATCTAGATAGGTAtacatattttgtgaaaaccttaaaatgaccttttttatatatttaacattttgactGGCTAGACATGCTGCCCATACTGTCACTAGAAAGTTGATCAGGTTTAACTTTTCTAGTCATGGTATGTGGCTGGTCAGTGACACTTCTACCTACTAGTTAGGTGAAATAACTCAGCAATTTTTCATCTGCTGCTAGTTGTAAATGTGTTCAATCAGTTTTCAGCATTGAAATCTTGGAGCATGTTAAACTTCTAGTCACAACCTAACCATTGGCATTAGAGCAGGTGTTTTACCTTTGACTCATTTGAGACACGTGTGACACTCCTGTTTGGGACATGTCCCAAATGTGACATGCTTTAGGCTATGAGATGAGCCATTACATAGAGGTGAAC
Above is a window of Scomber scombrus chromosome 20, fScoSco1.1, whole genome shotgun sequence DNA encoding:
- the rpl7 gene encoding 60S ribosomal protein L7, which translates into the protein MADAEKKVPAVPESLLKRRKAFATMKAMRVKKILTEKKARKVTRKLIYKRAEKYHKEYRQMHRREIRLGRSARKVGNFYVPAEPKLAYVIRIRGINGVSPKVRKVLQLLRLRQIFNGVFVKLNKASINMLRIAEPYIAWGYPNLKSVRELIYKRGHGRMRKQRIALTDNALVEKALGKYGIICVEDLIHEIFTVGKNFKPANNFLWPFKLSSPRGGMNKKTTHFVEGGDAGNREDQINRMIRRMN